CATGAACCGCCCGGCACAGCCGCCCCAGAACCAGCAGGTGGGAGGCTCGCTGCCGTACCGCCGACCCTCGTCGGTCACCGGTCAGCCCAACGTGGCCCACAACCAGAGCCAGCTCAACGGTGGACCGCACTTTGCCCAGAACCAAGGTAACGCTGACTGTACATGTGATCGATTATTAACACATTCAGAACCATAAATCTTTTGgtaattttaagttttattgaTTCTAAAAAGAGAGTTTAAGTGATTGAAGCACAAACTGTtcatatttatgaataaataaataaagatgtggtgcaaaatcacatttttgcatTGAGTTTCGCTTTGCTTTCTTTCTACCAAGCACAATTTGCTCGTGAGAACCAGAGCTGTTAATAAGAGATCAGAAATCATCCTTAAACAGTTCAAAGAGCAGCAACGTTTTTTAAAAGATTCATAATTATGTTCtcttaattttaaatgtttgtttttttttgacacagagAGTCCAGCTTCTCTCCAAGCCTTCAGATTTTACAGTCCgactctctctgttgtgtttctgcatCTTTTATGAAAAGTCTGCTTTTGTGTTCTGTCGATTCACATCAGCTCAGCTGTTTTCACCAGCATTCTCCTCTTCACTgctctttgcagattttttttctctccagctgCCTCGTTTCAGTGCCATACCTGTGATCTGTATCATTAGTTTATTTCTGGAATACAAGTGTGTATTCATTGGTATTCAAATGATGTTTGTGGTGTGTCCTTCAGACTTGTGTAAAGTCATTTAGAGCTGCAGCTAATTGTAGAAAAtggttaaaaagaaaatcttcatGAGTTCTCAGAGCTCAAGTTGACACATCTTATAATTCTTGTTTTATCTGATCAGAATGTTAAGATGTTATGATccttaatgaataaaataaaagctaatCACATTTATGAAGCTAGAACCAATGAATTCTtggcatttaaaacaaataccTCAAtaattttgatcattttttaccaaactaaatttaaatttcTGTCAATCAGTTTGACTTTCTCCTCCAAGCTCAAAGTATTAAATACTTTGATGAGGTGGTGTGCTACTATTTGAGGTGCTGAagtatcattattttattggtGTTTTAATGATCACTCTCCTGTAAGACGTCAGTTTCTAGACAGTTAGCAGctgtttgaatatttcttttatttgacattttgacaggaAACTGCAGCTCGTTAGTCGATGACTGATATTAATACTTGACTTTAACAGACGACACTCATTTTCTGACTAAgagcaaagtgtgtttttccaaaTTTACATAATTAACCAACGGTCACAAAGAAATgtatcttcatcttcttcaacCTAAAGTGAATAAATTTTGAATTAATATCCAGTCAGTTTGAGTCTAAATTAATCAACTTTAGTGATTACTCAATCAAAATCTAATTAATTAGCAGATTATTTgcttcagcttctcaaatgtgatgtttttctaCTTTCCTTTGTTTTATGATCATAAATTAAGACGTTAACTTGCGCTCTGGGAAGTTGTGACAGGCTGCTTGTATTATTTCTGATTAATCAGTGAATATTTTGACTATTTTTGATTAATTAGTATTAAACAGTTGTCCTGTCCTGCGTCTTGTGATTCCGTTGCTCCAGGTGGGAAGAAACATGATGATTTCTCAGGTCTTCACATGACGCAACTGTTCTCAAACTCTCTTCTGTGCTCCTCTTGTTTATTCTAACCTCTCATGTCTTTGCTGTCCTCATGTccgtcctcctccatctcttgtGTACTGATACTGTTTGGTGATAGCCGGCCCGCTCGcgccccctcccccctccatgCAGATCACCCCTCAGCTGCCTCTGATGGGCTTTGTGGCCCGAGTTCAGGAGACCAGTAAGTGGTTTTTAGCGCCTCGCCCCCCCTCCTGCATGAACGCCAGTCGTTTTTAAGTCCTCTCCTCAACAGTATTCATCGTTTTTTGGTGGAATATAAACAAGTGATCAACTTCCAACATCAGCTGGGTCAGGGATGTGCTGTCACCTGGAAAACAACATGGACATGTTAAGATTTAAATCCCACGAGAAGACCAGAACCAACAATGTTTTAGTCGTCTGTCCATACTTTCTGATGtctctatatctctatatattgAACACCTGCTAAGCCACAGTCGGGTGACTGTGGCTTAGCAGGTGTTCAATATACAGACAAATTTATAAAAACACTCACCATTAATAGCTGTTCAGTTCTTGAATCCTGGCTAAGTGGGAGACGACTACTAGTCCCTGCAGCAGCAAACGTTGGGAGTTGACTACTCGTAAAAATCATGAAGGAACATAAAGCATGATATAAAAAATGaagcatgttgtgtgtttgttcatgatcatgtttctgtgtctttttgtgcATCTCTGGGGAAAGTTCCTGCAcgttgtgtgtgcacattttgcTCCCGTCATGTCACGACTGTTTGGATGTACTGTTCCTACAGTTCAGTATCCGGGATGAATAAAACGCACAGACTGCAGCGTCTAAATGCATCCAACATGGACTGCTTCTGTTCCTTTCACCTTCTGCATGATAAAACCAGTCCGTCCCTGACTAATGCAGTCGTCTTTGTGCCTCTTTTTTCGGCTCTAATTGGTCCTATTTTTCTTCCCCCGCCTGCCTGAAAACTATTTGTAGTCTCAGACGTGCCGCCTCCGCCTCCACCCGCAGAGGAGCCGGTGTTTGAGGAGcccacaccacctcctcctccgccggAGGACTACGAGGAcgatgaggatgaagaagagtCGGCGGTGGTGGAGTACAGCGACCCGTATGCCGAAGAGGACCCGCCGTGGGCTCCACGCAGCTACCTGGAGAAAGGTCAGGCTTGGCTCTGAGACATATTTAGAAGCTTTGAGATCTCCTCTTTGAGAGTTTAACATGAAGTTTATCTCCTCGCAGTGGTCGCCATCTACGACTACGCTCGCGACAAGGAGGACGAGCTGTCATTCCAGGAAGGCGCCATCATCTACGTGATCAAGAAGAACGACGACGGCTGGTACGAGGGTGTGATGAACGGGACCACGGGCCTTTTCCCTGGCAACTACGTCGAGTCCATCATGCACTACGCCGACTGAACAATCCCCTCCAACTCTGAGCGGATGAGGGAGGAGCATTTTGATGGGGAAgggaaaggggaggggagggttaAAGGTCAAAGACTTTGATCAGACAGAGCATGATCACCTCTGGgcgaaaagagagagaagaggaagcagtTTTTAAAGAAGTTGACAAACTGATGCCCAGTCGCTCTCTCGACATAGGCGCCATTGTAAAACAACCACTACTCTAGATATATCCTTCCctgtaatatttctttcttttctttatttgactGAGGAGAACCGAGCGGTGATggatttgttcagtttttttgttacattacgAGGCCACtacattgattttgattttgcttctttttatttttgctttgtgttaCCAATTTGCCcttattttaacaatatttatttgGATTTAGTAGTGGGATAAATGGTGGAGCAGGTAGACGGAGGCCGCCGAGAGCGTTTCCGTCTCGGAGAAAGGGCTGGAGGAGATTGCCTTCATGTGTAGATTTTTCTCCTTAACACTCCAGAGACATTTTAGAGAGAAATACTAAAGTATAATGCAACAACAATATCCTCAgcaggggggtgggggtgggggggacaaacaaacactagtTTCCGTACTTGACAAAGTATTTGGTTAGGTACCTCAGCGGGGTGGGGGAGTGTGCCAAAGCTGACATTCGCTAGGATAAGCACATCAAATGTCTTAAGGTGAAACACGAAAGCTAGAGATAAAAAGTGGGTCCGAGAAGACGtctgaaaggaaaggaaacggaaagttaattagatttttttcacgCCACACAACCTGGATCACGTCCAGTCACTACTATGCGCTTCACTTTGCCGGCCagtgtgcattttttttaacgAGAGAAGGAATCGTCATCCAGCCCTTGaataaagaaagaggggaaagcGAGACCCTCGACTGCACAACGACCTGGATTTTGAAGTCTTACTCTGCAGCTCCTGTCATGAATAATAGAAGAATATTAGCTCGACTGGAGAGGCTAATCATTTGCAGTGTTCATACGCATtcaagactttcttttttttatttccggCGTTTTATTATTAAAGGGCCCAGAATTGAGTTTTGCTTGCAGAGCGGCAGACTGCATGTTTcgacgaggaaaaaaaaaatcttttctgcTCTACTGACGATTAATGTCTTAATATTTTTAGATATGGTGTGGTTTGGTTTTTGATATTcacccacaacaacaacgacaactaCAACGATGCATTTAGGTCATTTCTAAGATGCTTGTGCCATATTgaagtgtgtgttgctgtccaCAGGTCATCACTTCATTTGCAATAAATTGGCCGACTCAAGcgtggggggggtgggtggaaGTGCCGTTGAACtacaaatctttattttttctttttccccctgaattgttttaaatcaaaaagCACATACatttgtagtttaaaaaaaaaggtgtagaAGAAGAAATATTATAAATGTGAGATGTATTATGTCCTCAAAAAAAGGACTTATTGAATATGAAAAGAAGCCAGCTGTTGTGTTGAAATGGTTTTAACCGTCGCAAGCCCCCGATACTTCTTAAACGCCGTCGGTTTAGGCGTCGTTCGTCCTCCGTAAAAGTTTCCAATACGCTTGGCTGTTGGGTGTTTGCGAGGGGCTCAGTGCTTGTACTTATGTCAGAATCtttattttctattaaaaaacaaaaaaaaaacaaagaaataataacaaagtGGGTCTGTATGTGAGTCTTGCATGCCATTGTTCTTATCTGTACTGGTGTcccaaaaaaaacctttgtgGCGAGATCACCCATTCTTAAAAAGACAAGCAGCCCTGCAGCTCTGACCAGGTACCACCAGCCTCATCCAAAGAGACTGTACAACTTAATCCAAGCCCACGTCCGAGGAGATCTgaggggaaggaggggatgGGAGGGACCCggcttcctccctctcctccttttttttaatgacattagcCGTCATTACGTCAGTGGTGGATAAAAATCACATGTAAGCTGCTAGTGAATCCTGCGGACAGAGAACAGGCTGGGCATGATAGATGTAACACTCTTCATAACACTCATAGGATGTcactaaaaaatgaaaataaaatgaaaggcGCTTTGGTCTGCAGGATTCACAGCTCCCTGGAGTTCACAGACGTCCCTCGGGATGTCAAGTTTAACAGTCCATAATGCCATTGTGTTGCACAGTTAAAGTTGAATTGCAGAAGTATCATATTTGTAAAATCATGagaacaaagacaataaaattaTTAAGATTTACCGTGCAGTTGgttcttatttttatgtataaataaattatatatatatggggGGGTGCTTTGTGATTGATATATGCTAAATTGTCATGCAACGTTTTACCTATGCCGAATATGTTCCAATTcatagtatattattattattgacattAAGAAAGAAGTCTTTAACATTAAAagtctgttcttttgtttgtctgtgtgtgaagtttGTATAGGGCTGTAAAGTTCACTCCATAAGACAAAGAGCCTGGCTCTGGacggttgccaggcaaccacagccttttgttttgttttttaatggattatttaattatttattatatttttgttcattttcaattAATTTGTCTTTAGTTGACTCGAGGTTATACTTcagctaaatatgaagctaacttaactttattaaaatatgaatgtgaaaataatatAACTATGAAGCAAACTTAACTTTCGCTAACAGCTAGTTAGCAACTCAGGCTCTGGGAacggttgccaggcaaccacaACTTTTaccgtttaaaaaaatattttttatttatttattctgctcCAGTCCTTAACTTCTCGTTTGGTCTAAGAaggcaaataaataatattttttaaaactctaaGTGTTGGTTTGTGTAGTTAAAGATTAAGCTATCCGCCGGCTACACAGGTCCTGGGACGCGTTGCCGGGCAACCACACtcgttacatttatttatttatttatttattcttctgaTCCTGTCCTAAACTTTCCGTTTGGTCtcagaagctaaaaaaaaaaggaaatagaatgttttaaaaaaaattgaaaggAAACGCCGCAGCCTTTCTCCTCATCCAATAGGAGTTGTCGCTGCACACACCTGGTGAGTATAAATGGAGgatctctttctttcctccactTTAGTTTCTGTCCCGTATCTCTGCTACCACTTCGCCCTCTGCTGCTTCggacttttcatattttttatatccTCTGTGTAcgtttctaaatatttaaaacagatCTACCGGAAAGAGGATGCGTCTGTTCGTGCTGGGcttatttgtctttctgtccttaACTCAAGTGACAGCCAAGTCCGGTAAGTATTACATAACAAGTTTAATGTCTGtgtgatataaaatatatagtttcATGTAAAAGTGTGTGAACTCAACATGTATGCCAGCACACATTAACACAGCGGTAAGTATTagcagcaaaatgtacttaaactATCAAATAATGCAGAATAATTGTTATACTATTAACCGACATTTTATATcatgacattattattactgaCGGGTTAATATATAGGCAGGACTTTATGATCATAAGTCAATATTAATTAAGAAGTTTTTTATCCATaatcaaagaaacattttattaaatatgataatattgtgttgttgttgttgttttttgcaggCAGACCGATCTATGAGGCAGTAGGAGAAAAGGTTGTCCTCAGACCAGGCTCTGCGGTTAATCCCATCACCAACATAACGTGGAGATACGGGCCTGATGTCGCCATGCAGTGGGATGGAAACCAGACTTACTCTTACGAGCAATTTAAAGGTACATTCAGACACCTTTACTCGAGTTTAACATGTCATGTTTCTTCTAAAACACTCTTAATTTAACCCCTGAAAACACACCAAGCACCTTAATCCTAATTAATACcttaatgaataaattaaattgtCAGTTTAAAGGGTTGTTAAAGTTGGATGCAATTTTAAGGGATTAATATTCTGGTATTTTGATAGGTTAATCCCAGGTTAGTGCTAAATTAATGAATTGTAGTACATTAAAAGGTGTTCTGTATGGATTTAAGTGTTTTAATGGGTGAAAATCCTTAGACCCAAGAGGTAAATCTCTGTAATGTATCAAATTATCACCTTTATAAGTTATTAAGAGTGGGATTTTGGTTTATGTTGGTccactttaattaaaaaataaagatcattTTAACTTATACTGTAAATAGATAGTTTTAGCCCTTAAAAGCTTTTAAACCAAGCAgataatcaaattaaatatgaatattaaatagaATTATCTTCTTAAAATgtacacatttaaatgtttctgattaACACAGATTTGTTTAACACAGATTTGGACTGAATTAATAGATACAATTAATGGGTTGTGATATATTAAGGGTTTTAATTTGGGTTTTTAAGGGATAACCAAATTCGATGAGTCTAGTCTATGTATTGTCACATTAATTAGTATATTGTACATTACTGCACAGATTATCcctaaatattcaaatatattgcAAGAAGAAGCTAAATTTAATCATTTATCCAGTTCGCGGGGTGCTGAATACTTCCACTGGAGAGCTGACAATCACGGGATTGACTCGAAACGACAGCGGCAACTACACAGTGGAGATCAACAACCAAGTCACCAAGCCGATCCAACTGCTGGTTATCTGTAAGTGGAGGACTGTTGTTGTAATTTGGCTGACATAGGGGGGTTGTTCGCTCATGACGTCAAATGATGTTTGTTCCTTTGTCCATCAGCTCGCGTCTCTAGACCCTCCGTCTCCACGTGGTGTGACCCTCAGATGACCTACTGTGTTTTCACCTGTGAAGGCAACACCTCAGATGCCGAACCAATCACCTTTGGGTGGGGGGCTAGCGACATGATGTGGTTTTTCCACAATAAGCACATTATAACAAAGGTACAAACAGGATTAATGTTGGATAAAGCAGATAAATCATGTCAGAGTCTGCATGggcatttttatgtttatgtttatatgatAATTTCCGTTTGTGCTACGCATACAAGATAATTCAAATGACTTGAAGACACACTAAATGGTGTTTTGCCCTCGAATCCTTCAGCACCACTGAAATCGTGAGCATATTGCGCAAGAATATGCTTCATGAACTCATAACTAATATTATCTTTTACTCAATTTCCAGGACGAGACAGAGCCACTGTTCTCCTGTTATTTGCATAACCCAGTCGGCTTGATGGGTAGTGAATCAGTCCCCAACCCCTTCTACACTCGTGAGTGTATGAATGgtattaaaacagttaaaatcaTGATCTAACAGAAGTTTCAAGACTATAGGACATGACTCAGAGTGCATTACTTTTTAAccatttgctttatttattctttttttctgtaggAAGTTATACATTGATCATCTTCTTCACACTGTGTGCAGTGATTATATTGGTGTTGATACTGTTGATATGGTTGACACACAAATGTAGAAAAGGTAAGAAATCACAAGGAATCTTTCACCCCTCAAACTGTGAGTTACCTTGAGATCCGTCctgtttttaagttttcctCTGTATCAGATGAATCCGGTGATAGATGCAGTTTTGTGGGTAACAAGTAGCCTTTCAcctggatcaaacaggaaggtTGTGAAAAGTGGTAGAAGTAGAAGTTCAATATTTAAAAGGACAAGACTGGGCAAGCCTTTATCTGTGCTGCAGAGACTGTAGGTGCAGCAacacaattttacatttttctctgcatgtttaTGATGATATTGCAAATAGGAACTGCTAATAGCTTATTCAGCAActttaaatggtttaaatgtggcaaaatgtaaacaaagttgTAGCCACAGCTGAGGGACTGACTCTTAGGTGACATTATACTGAATTCATGAGTTAGTTTGCACACACTATTGTGGACTTGTTACCCACAAGTGTTGCACAAGTCTGAAACGGGAAGTCCTCGATGAtgaaacatctacagcagtgaTTAAGGACATTCCTTCTATTCAAACCAGGGTGTGTTTTCACCTGATGACGACTTTCATTCTGTCGCAATTACAGTCTATCAAATAATCCagaattacaaaacaaaacatgatgattgATGCTGGATTATCTAACTGAGTTACAACATACATTTGTTCATCTTTAATACAGGAGTAGATGCTGAAGCGACAACGCCAGGTAAAATCCacatgcagatttttttattcaaaattttAACATGTAACTCCATAACTTCATGTATAACACTGACATCTAGCCGTTAGAAGTGAGTACTGCAGTCCAAATTCAAAATACTGGAGATTGGTATCCCCTGCCCAGACTCAAAACTCATGCTGGTTGCCAGATTGAAGACACTGAACCTTCACAAGGGCAAAACAAGTGCAATATAGGATCAGTAATTTGGTCAGACCCGCTTACGGACTTTACGGCTCACTTCCCTCGGAAAGCAGCCTCCTTCTCTGGCTCCTTTACTGATGCTAATTGTGTCGTGATTTCAATACTTGAATTCAACTTTGGAAACTTTATAAGGGAAATAATCGATGTATTTATACGTGGAAAAATCACCATGACCTGGCCAGTCTTACCTACCGACACTACGGTGAAAACAGCATCCGCCTCCTGCagtaattttcaaaataattcttattttttatattaaagggGAAACCAGGTGGcaacactgtgaaaaaaaaacataaacctcAACATTATGATGTATATTTCAGGGTTTTCatcaaaaaacattcatgactTTATATCTAATATTAACCTGTGCTTCTGGTCCTGGAGCTTTTTAAGGGAGGGAAAACGTTAAATTTGTTGATCCTCTTCATTAACTTCAAATTTGTTTCATATCTGGCAACCCAGAGCATCAACAtggacacaacacaaacaaatcttcTGGATGAGTAATCTAGTCAAGAAGCCAGCACTTCAGTTTAGCTATTTCCTTAATCTCtctcattttatgatttaatccagtaaatatgttacatattgttcctttaaagtgttttatatcTGAACTTTTACAGGCATAAATGCTTTCAGAGAAATCTCTTTACTGGTTCTGAGCCGTTTAATATATTGTTGGACCATTTGTAATGATTTGTGATCGGGCcaactgttttattattcaacAGAGAAACCAGCAATGCTTCCACATGGCCAAGAAACAACTTTGCAGGAGCCGACATCGGTTGTGACCGTGTGAACAGCCAGTAGATGATCCTCAAGACGAGGACTAAAGCCAAAGCTATAACAAATTATCTTTATTAAACTCCAAAGATGTGACTTGGGCTGTACCAAATTACTGTTACGGCCTTTTT
This is a stretch of genomic DNA from Larimichthys crocea isolate SSNF chromosome XIX, L_crocea_2.0, whole genome shotgun sequence. It encodes these proteins:
- the LOC104926232 gene encoding uncharacterized protein LOC104926232 isoform X4, whose translation is MRLFVLGLFVFLSLTQVTAKSGRPIYEAVGEKVVLRPGSAVNPITNITWRYGPDVAMQWDGNQTYSYEQFKVRGVLNTSTGELTITGLTRNDSGNYTVEINNQVTKPIQLLVISRVSRPSVSTWCDPQMTYCVFTCEGNTSDAEPITFGWGASDMMWFFHNKHIITKDETEPLFSCYLHNPVGLMGSESVPNPFYTRSYTLIIFFTLCAVIILVLILLIWLTHKCRKEKPAMLPHGQETTLQEPTSVVTV
- the LOC104926232 gene encoding uncharacterized protein LOC104926232 isoform X3 — translated: MRLFVLGLFVFLSLTQVTAKSGRPIYEAVGEKVVLRPGSAVNPITNITWRYGPDVAMQWDGNQTYSYEQFKVRGVLNTSTGELTITGLTRNDSGNYTVEINNQVTKPIQLLVISRVSRPSVSTWCDPQMTYCVFTCEGNTSDAEPITFGWGASDMMWFFHNKHIITKDETEPLFSCYLHNPVGLMGSESVPNPFYTRECMNGSYTLIIFFTLCAVIILVLILLIWLTHKCRKEKPAMLPHGQETTLQEPTSVVTV
- the LOC104926232 gene encoding uncharacterized protein LOC104926232 isoform X1, yielding MRLFVLGLFVFLSLTQVTAKSGRPIYEAVGEKVVLRPGSAVNPITNITWRYGPDVAMQWDGNQTYSYEQFKVRGVLNTSTGELTITGLTRNDSGNYTVEINNQVTKPIQLLVISRVSRPSVSTWCDPQMTYCVFTCEGNTSDAEPITFGWGASDMMWFFHNKHIITKDETEPLFSCYLHNPVGLMGSESVPNPFYTRECMNGSYTLIIFFTLCAVIILVLILLIWLTHKCRKGVDAEATTPEKPAMLPHGQETTLQEPTSVVTV
- the LOC104926232 gene encoding uncharacterized protein LOC104926232 isoform X2, yielding MRLFVLGLFVFLSLTQVTAKSGRPIYEAVGEKVVLRPGSAVNPITNITWRYGPDVAMQWDGNQTYSYEQFKVRGVLNTSTGELTITGLTRNDSGNYTVEINNQVTKPIQLLVISRVSRPSVSTWCDPQMTYCVFTCEGNTSDAEPITFGWGASDMMWFFHNKHIITKDETEPLFSCYLHNPVGLMGSESVPNPFYTRSYTLIIFFTLCAVIILVLILLIWLTHKCRKGVDAEATTPEKPAMLPHGQETTLQEPTSVVTV